A segment of the Leclercia adecarboxylata genome:
AGTTCAGCCAGCGGCCAGCGCGGACGAACGGAGACGCTCAAATCTGCCGTCGCGTCGGGCTTCAGACGCACCATCCCGGCATAAGCGATCATCGCCCCGTTATCGGTGCAGAACTCCGGACGGGCATAGAACACTTCACCGCGACGCTTTTGCATCATCTCCGCCAGCTTCGCGCGCAGGGTACGGTTGGCGCTGACGCCACCCGCCATCACCAGACGCTTAAAGCCGGTCTGATCCAGCGCACGCTTGCACTTGATCATCAGCGTATCCACCACCGCATCCTCAAAGGCACGGGCGATATCGGAGCGAGTCTGATCGTCGTTTTCATTATTACGGATGGTATTCGCCGCAAAGGTTTTCAGACCGGAGAAACTGAAATCGAGCCCCGGACGATCGGTCATCGGGCGCGGGAAGACGAAGCGCCCTTCCGTACCCTGCGACGCCATCTTCGACAGCATCGGGCCGCCAGGGTAATCGAGCCCCAGCAGCTTGGCGGTTTTGTCGAAGGCTTCACCCGCCGCATCGTCAATGGATTCGCCCAGCAGTTCATACTGACCGATTCCGGTGACGCCGATCAGCTGGGTATGGCCGCCGGAAACCAGCAGCGCCACGAACGGAAATGCCGGTGGATTGTCTTCCAGCATCGGCGCCAGCAGGTGCCCTTCCATATGGTGAACCGGGATCGCCGGCACATCCCACGCGAACGCCAGCGAACGCCCGATGGTCGCGCCCACCAGCAGCGCGCCGACCAGACCCGGACCGGCGGTGTAGGCCACGGCGTCGATATCTTTTGCCGTTAAGCCCGCCTCTTTCAGCGCTGCCTGAATCAATGGCACCGTTTTACGTACATGGTCGCGGGAGGCCAGCTCCGGCACCACGCCGCCGTAGTCAGCATGTAATTTCACCTGACTATACAGTTGGTTGGCGACCAGCCCTTTTTCATCGTCGTAAATTGCGATGCCGGTTTCATC
Coding sequences within it:
- the tsaD gene encoding tRNA (adenosine(37)-N6)-threonylcarbamoyltransferase complex transferase subunit TsaD, which produces MRVLGIETSCDETGIAIYDDEKGLVANQLYSQVKLHADYGGVVPELASRDHVRKTVPLIQAALKEAGLTAKDIDAVAYTAGPGLVGALLVGATIGRSLAFAWDVPAIPVHHMEGHLLAPMLEDNPPAFPFVALLVSGGHTQLIGVTGIGQYELLGESIDDAAGEAFDKTAKLLGLDYPGGPMLSKMASQGTEGRFVFPRPMTDRPGLDFSFSGLKTFAANTIRNNENDDQTRSDIARAFEDAVVDTLMIKCKRALDQTGFKRLVMAGGVSANRTLRAKLAEMMQKRRGEVFYARPEFCTDNGAMIAYAGMVRLKPDATADLSVSVRPRWPLAELPAA